A single window of Gossypium hirsutum isolate 1008001.06 chromosome A10, Gossypium_hirsutum_v2.1, whole genome shotgun sequence DNA harbors:
- the LOC107889659 gene encoding disease resistance protein RPV1 isoform X1: protein MASSSSPCSMKHQVFLSFRGEDTRFNFAAHLLKALKDTGLNVFFDEHTLEIGEELLPALSRGIAASNLSIIVLSKDYASSNSCLGELSDIMDRKRNPTDKHIVLPIFYHVDPSDVRNIGGTFKTSFKEHGSKRPVEDVKRWKAAFAEIGTLKGWHIEGGKFDRSETEYIKDVVEYVLKKLNSNCKSVSEEFVGIDDQKRKLLALIEQADIRVIGLWGMGGIGKTTLVDVVYKEVSPTFESHWFLQNVSEKIKNKGNEFVRNELLSKLLNEQEIRIDTPSIGHAYQDRLNNKKVLVVLDDVSNPDQLDFMGVKHFGPGSKIIVTSRDRQVLKNGRANHIHEVEKLNEKNSLQLFSTFAFKWLNPSVDFRDLSCKFVEYARGNPLALKVLGSKLYTKSRKEWEGEVDNLKQYAEPEISQVLKSNLDGLRELEKNIFLDIACFFKGEKMDLVEKILSNYCTGAVCGIRNLADKCLLDSIDCYFISMHDMLEEIGKDIVRQECKEDPAKRSRLWFPEDVDQVLRYNKGTASIEGIKLDMSQIDKLQLCSSVFEKMLNLKYIHFYKPGVCNDGWNPKLIVDQVHGVSLPYKLRYFCWDYFPFKTLSNFNSKNLVVLILRYDNMEQLWNEDDHMDLVNLRVFDISFSKKLRKIPNLLGAINLEILDCKWCESLLELPCLNHLASLRQDKFPQVPNPFCDLNLSRTGIEEVPDSIEHLRKLQEFLRERDLNHCPMIKFPRIPRSLIKINLSGTQIDEVSLPLDSRSLRELDLSYCPMVKFPEIPRSLTKLNLSGTQIEEVSLPFDSLCNLVILKMKGSRVKNASIKLESLRKLNLCGCPMVEFPEIPISLVWLNLSGTLIKEVYSPFQPLGYLEDIYLSGTRVKGVLINLESLWYLNLSHCPIKEFPEIPRNLRDLHLSGTLIEEATLTLNSSSSLRYLDMSGSSIQKLQCNISREFPTVDVPSPSLRSKTLSYMCMNRCKSLKLLSELPPYMEYLGVNDCTSLEKLSFADKNLYRFDYLDDMFCMLFCNCFNLNQESIDNIEANAMLKIGFLAEKWAARYDWTWEARYGREYVRLKAPSLICYFPGNKISANKFKCQSMNSSLSLNIAQNGGSGRRFLVFAFCLVADLTHCHHFGGLEYICKYQLTAAGGGNGGGGYEKFRSEIIFLEDYVSEKSMGYHVFILSSMDMVKEDKNYGEASFEFYIKSILHDEEEDYEGEDYHVEYGFKETYIKVERCGVHVFYVDANSDTDATKNGLAGSKRSFSHDGEEGDGVLKRLK, encoded by the exons ATGGCTTCTTCTTCATCTCCTTGTTCAATGAAGCATCAAGTTTTCTTGAGCTTCAGAGGTGAAGACACGCGCTTTAACTTCGCGGCTCATCTGCTCAAAGCTTTGAAAGACACGGGTCTGAATGTCTTCTTCGATGAACATACACTGGAAATAGGGGAGGAACTTTTACCAGCACTTTCGCGAGGAATTGCAGCCTCAAATCTCTCAATCATCGTTTTATCTAAAGACTATGCTTCTTCAAATTCATGCCTAGGTGAACTTTCTGACATCATGGATCGCAAGCGCAATCCCACTGACAAACATATTGTTCTTCCAATATTTTACCATGTTGATCCTTCCGATGTGCGAAATATTGGTGGGACTTTTAAGACATCCTTCAAAGAGCATGGATCAAAGAGACCAGTTGAAGACGTGAAGCGATGGAAAGCCGCCTTCGCTGAAATCGGTACATTAAAAGGGTGGCATATAGAAGGAGGCAAATTCGATAG atcTGAAACTGAGTATATTAAAGATGTGGTTGAATATGTTTTGAAAAAGTTGAATAGTAATTGTAAAAGTGTTTCTGAAGAATTCGTCGGAATAGATGATCAAAAAAGGAAGCTTTTGGCGTTGATTGAGCAAGCAGACATTCGTGTAATAGGACTTTGGGGAATGGGTGGTATTGGCAAAACTACCCTTGTTGATGTTGTATACAAGGAAGTCTCTCCAACGTTTGAAAGTCATTGGTTTCTTCAAAATGTTagtgagaaaataaaaaataaagggaatGAATTTGTTCGAAATGAACTTCTTTCCAAACTATTAAACGAACAAGAAATTCGTATTGACACTCCTTCCATAGGACACGCTTACCAAGACAGGTTGAACAATAAAAAGGTACTTGTTGTCCTTGATGATGTTAGTAACCCAGACCAATTAGATTTTATGGGTGTTAAACATTTTGGTCCTGGAAGTAAAATCATTGTAACATCTAGAGATAGACAAGTACTTAAAAATGGAAGAGCTAACCACATACACGAGGTAGAGAAGTTGAATGAGAAAAATTCTCTTCAACTTTTTTCTACATTTGCATTCAAGTGGTTGAATCCTTCAGTTGATTTTCGAGATCTATCATGCAAGTTTGTAGAATATGCTCGAGGAAATCCACTTGCTCTTAAAGTTTTGGGTTCGAAACTATATACAAAGTCTAGAAAAGAGTGGGAGGGTGAAGTGGATAATCTAAAGCAATATGCCGAACCAGAAATTTCACAGGTTTTGAAGAGTAACTTAGATGGGCTGCGTGAGTTAGAGAAAAATATATTTCTCGATATAGCATGCTTCTTTAAAGGGGAAAAAATGGATCTTGTAGAAAAAATTCTAAGTAATTATTGTACGGGTGCAGTGTGTGGAATAAGGAACTTAGCCGATAAGTGCTTACTTGATAGCATagattgttattttatttctatgCATGATATGCTTGAAGAAATTGGCAAAGACATTGTTCGCCAAGAATGTAAAGAAGATCCAGCAAAGCGCAGTAGGTTATGGTTTCCCGAAGACGTGGATCAAGTGCTCAGATATAATAAA ggGACTGCATCAATTGAAGGAATAAAGTTAGACATGTCTCAAATTGATAAGCTGCAATTATGTTCATCTGTTTTTGAAAAAATGCTTAATCTTAAATATATTCACTTCTATAAACCTGGGGTTTGTAATGATGGTTGGAATCCGAAGCTAATTGTGGACCAAGTTCATGGTGTATCTCTTCCTTATAAGTTAAGGTATTTTTGTTGGGATTATTTTCCCTTCAAAACTTTATCAAATTTCAATTCAAAGAATCTTGTTGTGTTGATATTACGATATGACAACATGGAGCAACTTTGGAATGAAGATGATCATATG GACCTTGTTAATTTAAGGGTATTTGACATTAGTTTTAGCAAGAAATTAAGGAAGATCCCTAATCTATTAGGAGCCATCAATCTTGAAATCCTTGATTGTAAGTGGTGTGAAAGTTTGCTTGAACTTCCTTGCCTCAATCATTTGGCATCTCTTCGTCAGGATAAGTTTCCTCAAGTCCCAAATCCCTTTTGTGATTTGAATTTATCAAGAACTGGAATAGAAGAAGTGCCTGATTCAATTGAGCATCTCCGCAAACTACAGGAATTCCTTCGTGAGCGGGATCTTAATCATTGCCCAATGATCAAATTTCCAAGAATCCCTAGAagcttaataaaaataaacttatctggcACTCAAATTGATGAAGTGTCCTTACCTTTGGACTCTCGATCCCTTCGTGAATTGGATCTTAGTTATTGCCCAATGGTCAAGTTTCCAGAAATCCCAAGAAGCTTAACAAAATTAAACTTATCTGGCACTCAAATTGAAGAGGTGTCCTTGCCTTTCGACTCTCTATGTAATCTTGTGATCTTAAAAATGAAGGGTTCAAGGGTAAAAAATGCATCGATCAAGTTGGAATCCCTTCGTAAACTGAATCTTTGTGGTTGCCCAATGGTTGAATTTCCAGAAATCCCAATAAGCTTAGTATGGTTAAACTTATCTGGGACTCTAATCAAAGAAGTATACTCTCCTTTCCAACCTTTAGGTTATCTTGAGGACATATATTTGAGTGGAACAAGGGTAAAAGGTGTATTGATCAATTTAGAATCACTTTGGTATTTGAATCTTAGTCATTGTCCAATCAAGGAATTCCCAGAAATCCCAAGAAACTTAAGAGACTTACACTTATCTGGAACTCTAATTGAAGAAGCGACCTTGACTTTAAACTCTTCAAGTAGTCTCCGATACTTAGATATGAGCGGTTCAAGTATTCAAAAGTTACAGTGTAATATTTCGAGAGAGTTTCCAACTGTTGATGTGCCCTCACCAAGCTTGAGGTCTAAAACCCTTTCGTATATGTGTATGAATCGTTGCAAGAGCCTCAAATTACTCTCAGAGCTTCCACCATATATGGAATACTTGGGTGTTAACGACTGCACGTCATTAGAAAAATTATCATTTGCAGATAAAAATTTATATCGGTTTGATTATTTAGATGATATGTTTTGCATGCTATTCTGTAATTGCTTCAACTTGAATCAGGAGTCAATTGATAACATTGAGGCAAATGCGATGCTAAAAATTGGATTCCTAGCTGAGAAATGGGCAGCGAGATATGATTGGACATGGGAAGCGAGATATGGTCGGGAATACGTCCGCTTAAAGGCTCCAAGTTTGATTTGTTATTTCCCAGGAAACAAAATTTCTGCAAATAAGTTCAAGTGTCAAAGCATGAATTCTTCCTTAAGTTTGAACATAGCCCAAAATGGGGGTAGTGGGAGAAGATTTTTGGTTTTTGCTTTCTGTCTTGTGGCTGATCTCACTCACTGCCATCACTTTGGAGGTCTTGAATATATTTGCAAGTACCAACTTACAGCCGCCGGTGGTGGCAATGGTGGTGGTGGTTATGAAAAGTTCAGAAGTGAGATAATATTCTTAGAGGATTATGTGTCAGAGAAGAGCATGGGTTATCACGTGTTTATTCTATCTAGCATGGACATGGTTAAAGAAGACAAGAATTATGGGGAGGCATCATTTGAATTCTACATAAAAAGTATCCTTCACGATGAAGAAGAAGATTATGAAGGAGAAGATTATCACGTAGAATACGGTTTCAAGGAAACGTATATCAAGGTGGAGAGATGTGGTGTTCATGTATTTTACGTGGATGCAAACAGTGATACAGATGCTACTAAAAACGGACTAGCTGGGAGCAAAAGAAGCTTTAGCCATGATGGTGAAGAAGGGGATGGAGTACTTAAAAGATTGAAATAG
- the LOC107889659 gene encoding disease resistance protein RPV1 isoform X2 — MGGIGKTTLVDVVYKEVSPTFESHWFLQNVSEKIKNKGNEFVRNELLSKLLNEQEIRIDTPSIGHAYQDRLNNKKVLVVLDDVSNPDQLDFMGVKHFGPGSKIIVTSRDRQVLKNGRANHIHEVEKLNEKNSLQLFSTFAFKWLNPSVDFRDLSCKFVEYARGNPLALKVLGSKLYTKSRKEWEGEVDNLKQYAEPEISQVLKSNLDGLRELEKNIFLDIACFFKGEKMDLVEKILSNYCTGAVCGIRNLADKCLLDSIDCYFISMHDMLEEIGKDIVRQECKEDPAKRSRLWFPEDVDQVLRYNKGTASIEGIKLDMSQIDKLQLCSSVFEKMLNLKYIHFYKPGVCNDGWNPKLIVDQVHGVSLPYKLRYFCWDYFPFKTLSNFNSKNLVVLILRYDNMEQLWNEDDHMDLVNLRVFDISFSKKLRKIPNLLGAINLEILDCKWCESLLELPCLNHLASLRQDKFPQVPNPFCDLNLSRTGIEEVPDSIEHLRKLQEFLRERDLNHCPMIKFPRIPRSLIKINLSGTQIDEVSLPLDSRSLRELDLSYCPMVKFPEIPRSLTKLNLSGTQIEEVSLPFDSLCNLVILKMKGSRVKNASIKLESLRKLNLCGCPMVEFPEIPISLVWLNLSGTLIKEVYSPFQPLGYLEDIYLSGTRVKGVLINLESLWYLNLSHCPIKEFPEIPRNLRDLHLSGTLIEEATLTLNSSSSLRYLDMSGSSIQKLQCNISREFPTVDVPSPSLRSKTLSYMCMNRCKSLKLLSELPPYMEYLGVNDCTSLEKLSFADKNLYRFDYLDDMFCMLFCNCFNLNQESIDNIEANAMLKIGFLAEKWAARYDWTWEARYGREYVRLKAPSLICYFPGNKISANKFKCQSMNSSLSLNIAQNGGSGRRFLVFAFCLVADLTHCHHFGGLEYICKYQLTAAGGGNGGGGYEKFRSEIIFLEDYVSEKSMGYHVFILSSMDMVKEDKNYGEASFEFYIKSILHDEEEDYEGEDYHVEYGFKETYIKVERCGVHVFYVDANSDTDATKNGLAGSKRSFSHDGEEGDGVLKRLK; from the exons ATGGGTGGTATTGGCAAAACTACCCTTGTTGATGTTGTATACAAGGAAGTCTCTCCAACGTTTGAAAGTCATTGGTTTCTTCAAAATGTTagtgagaaaataaaaaataaagggaatGAATTTGTTCGAAATGAACTTCTTTCCAAACTATTAAACGAACAAGAAATTCGTATTGACACTCCTTCCATAGGACACGCTTACCAAGACAGGTTGAACAATAAAAAGGTACTTGTTGTCCTTGATGATGTTAGTAACCCAGACCAATTAGATTTTATGGGTGTTAAACATTTTGGTCCTGGAAGTAAAATCATTGTAACATCTAGAGATAGACAAGTACTTAAAAATGGAAGAGCTAACCACATACACGAGGTAGAGAAGTTGAATGAGAAAAATTCTCTTCAACTTTTTTCTACATTTGCATTCAAGTGGTTGAATCCTTCAGTTGATTTTCGAGATCTATCATGCAAGTTTGTAGAATATGCTCGAGGAAATCCACTTGCTCTTAAAGTTTTGGGTTCGAAACTATATACAAAGTCTAGAAAAGAGTGGGAGGGTGAAGTGGATAATCTAAAGCAATATGCCGAACCAGAAATTTCACAGGTTTTGAAGAGTAACTTAGATGGGCTGCGTGAGTTAGAGAAAAATATATTTCTCGATATAGCATGCTTCTTTAAAGGGGAAAAAATGGATCTTGTAGAAAAAATTCTAAGTAATTATTGTACGGGTGCAGTGTGTGGAATAAGGAACTTAGCCGATAAGTGCTTACTTGATAGCATagattgttattttatttctatgCATGATATGCTTGAAGAAATTGGCAAAGACATTGTTCGCCAAGAATGTAAAGAAGATCCAGCAAAGCGCAGTAGGTTATGGTTTCCCGAAGACGTGGATCAAGTGCTCAGATATAATAAA ggGACTGCATCAATTGAAGGAATAAAGTTAGACATGTCTCAAATTGATAAGCTGCAATTATGTTCATCTGTTTTTGAAAAAATGCTTAATCTTAAATATATTCACTTCTATAAACCTGGGGTTTGTAATGATGGTTGGAATCCGAAGCTAATTGTGGACCAAGTTCATGGTGTATCTCTTCCTTATAAGTTAAGGTATTTTTGTTGGGATTATTTTCCCTTCAAAACTTTATCAAATTTCAATTCAAAGAATCTTGTTGTGTTGATATTACGATATGACAACATGGAGCAACTTTGGAATGAAGATGATCATATG GACCTTGTTAATTTAAGGGTATTTGACATTAGTTTTAGCAAGAAATTAAGGAAGATCCCTAATCTATTAGGAGCCATCAATCTTGAAATCCTTGATTGTAAGTGGTGTGAAAGTTTGCTTGAACTTCCTTGCCTCAATCATTTGGCATCTCTTCGTCAGGATAAGTTTCCTCAAGTCCCAAATCCCTTTTGTGATTTGAATTTATCAAGAACTGGAATAGAAGAAGTGCCTGATTCAATTGAGCATCTCCGCAAACTACAGGAATTCCTTCGTGAGCGGGATCTTAATCATTGCCCAATGATCAAATTTCCAAGAATCCCTAGAagcttaataaaaataaacttatctggcACTCAAATTGATGAAGTGTCCTTACCTTTGGACTCTCGATCCCTTCGTGAATTGGATCTTAGTTATTGCCCAATGGTCAAGTTTCCAGAAATCCCAAGAAGCTTAACAAAATTAAACTTATCTGGCACTCAAATTGAAGAGGTGTCCTTGCCTTTCGACTCTCTATGTAATCTTGTGATCTTAAAAATGAAGGGTTCAAGGGTAAAAAATGCATCGATCAAGTTGGAATCCCTTCGTAAACTGAATCTTTGTGGTTGCCCAATGGTTGAATTTCCAGAAATCCCAATAAGCTTAGTATGGTTAAACTTATCTGGGACTCTAATCAAAGAAGTATACTCTCCTTTCCAACCTTTAGGTTATCTTGAGGACATATATTTGAGTGGAACAAGGGTAAAAGGTGTATTGATCAATTTAGAATCACTTTGGTATTTGAATCTTAGTCATTGTCCAATCAAGGAATTCCCAGAAATCCCAAGAAACTTAAGAGACTTACACTTATCTGGAACTCTAATTGAAGAAGCGACCTTGACTTTAAACTCTTCAAGTAGTCTCCGATACTTAGATATGAGCGGTTCAAGTATTCAAAAGTTACAGTGTAATATTTCGAGAGAGTTTCCAACTGTTGATGTGCCCTCACCAAGCTTGAGGTCTAAAACCCTTTCGTATATGTGTATGAATCGTTGCAAGAGCCTCAAATTACTCTCAGAGCTTCCACCATATATGGAATACTTGGGTGTTAACGACTGCACGTCATTAGAAAAATTATCATTTGCAGATAAAAATTTATATCGGTTTGATTATTTAGATGATATGTTTTGCATGCTATTCTGTAATTGCTTCAACTTGAATCAGGAGTCAATTGATAACATTGAGGCAAATGCGATGCTAAAAATTGGATTCCTAGCTGAGAAATGGGCAGCGAGATATGATTGGACATGGGAAGCGAGATATGGTCGGGAATACGTCCGCTTAAAGGCTCCAAGTTTGATTTGTTATTTCCCAGGAAACAAAATTTCTGCAAATAAGTTCAAGTGTCAAAGCATGAATTCTTCCTTAAGTTTGAACATAGCCCAAAATGGGGGTAGTGGGAGAAGATTTTTGGTTTTTGCTTTCTGTCTTGTGGCTGATCTCACTCACTGCCATCACTTTGGAGGTCTTGAATATATTTGCAAGTACCAACTTACAGCCGCCGGTGGTGGCAATGGTGGTGGTGGTTATGAAAAGTTCAGAAGTGAGATAATATTCTTAGAGGATTATGTGTCAGAGAAGAGCATGGGTTATCACGTGTTTATTCTATCTAGCATGGACATGGTTAAAGAAGACAAGAATTATGGGGAGGCATCATTTGAATTCTACATAAAAAGTATCCTTCACGATGAAGAAGAAGATTATGAAGGAGAAGATTATCACGTAGAATACGGTTTCAAGGAAACGTATATCAAGGTGGAGAGATGTGGTGTTCATGTATTTTACGTGGATGCAAACAGTGATACAGATGCTACTAAAAACGGACTAGCTGGGAGCAAAAGAAGCTTTAGCCATGATGGTGAAGAAGGGGATGGAGTACTTAAAAGATTGAAATAG